One Phaseolus vulgaris cultivar G19833 chromosome 11, P. vulgaris v2.0, whole genome shotgun sequence genomic window carries:
- the LOC137817949 gene encoding probable polyol transporter 4 produces the protein MGFQENGNGDMGMSGIPLGAKNKYKRMNSELPDDNDDVLLQQQQEERRSSTRNYVLACAIFASLNNVLLGYDVGVMSGAVIFIKEDLKISEVQVEFLVGILSIISLFGSLGGGRTSDIIGRKWTMALAAVIFQMGGLTMTLAPSYAILMIGRFLAGIGIGFGVMISPIYIAEISPNLNRGSLTTFPEIFINVGIMLGYVSNYAFSGLSVHTSWRVMLAVGILPSVFIGFALFVIPESPRWLVMQNRVEEARSVLLKTNEDEKEVEERLAEIQQAAGFANSEKYEEKPVWRELLFPPPPLRRMLITGLGIQCFQQISGIDATVYYSPEIFQAAGIEDNSKLLAATVAVGITKTIFILVAIILIDKLGRKPLLMISTIGMTVCLFCMGATLVLFGKGSFVIALAILFVCGNVAFFSVGLGPVCWVLTSEIFPLRVRAQASALGAVANRVCSGLVAMSFLSVSETISVAGTFFLFSGISALAIAFVVTVVPETKGKSLEQIETMFQNEYESQGKEMELGDVEQLVKNKTDLTN, from the exons ATGGGGTTCCAAGAAAACGGAAATGGGGACATGGGGATGTCTGGAATCCCCTTGGGAGCAAAGAACAAGTACAAGAGGATGAACTCTGAGCTGCCTGATGACAACGATGATGTTTTGCTGCAGCAGCAACAAGAAGAAAGGAGGAGCAGTACCAGGAATTATGTTCTTGCCTGTGCCATCTTTGCTTCTCTCAACAATGTCCTTCTTGGCTATG ATGTAGGTGTCATGAGTGGAGCCgttatatttataaaagaagATCTGAAGATATCCGAGGTTCAAGTAGAGTTTTTGGTTGGTATTCTTAGCATTATTTCTCTGTTTGGTAGCCTTGGCGGTGGAAGAACATCAGATATTATTGGTAGAAAATGGACAATGGCCTTAGCTGCAGTTATCTTCCAAATGGGTGGACTCACAATGACTCTTGCTCCTTCATATGCAATACTAATGATTGGAAGATTTCTAGCTGGAATTGGAATAGGATTTGGAGTTATGATCTCCCCTATATACATTGCTGAGATATCACCAAACCTGAATAGAGGCTCTCTTACTACCTTCCCAGAGATTTTTATAAATGTAGGAATTATGCTTGGTTATGTGTCAAATTACGCGTTTTCTGGCCTTTCAGTACACACAAGCTGGAGAGTAATGCTTGCAGTGGGAATTTTGCCCTCAGTGTTCATTGGCTTTGCGCTTTTCGTTATTCCTGAGTCACCAAGGTGGTTGGTAATGCAGAACCGAGTTGAAGAAGCAAGATCAGTGCTGTTGAAAACAAATGAAGATGAGAAAGAAGTGGAGGAGAGGCTTGCAGAAATACAACAAGCTGCTGGATTTGCCAATTCTGAGAAGTACGAGGAGAAACCGGTGTGGCGTGAACTCCTgtttcctcctcctcctcttcgCCGAATGCTGATCACTGGACTTGGAATTCAGTGTTTCCAACAGATCTCAGGAATTGACGCAACTGTGTATTACAGTCCTGAAATTTTCCAAGCAGCTGGGATTGAAGACAATTCAAAACTTCTAGCTGCTACTGTTGCTGTTGGCATAACAAAGACTATTTTCATTTTGGTAGCAATCATTCTCATTGACAAACTAGGTAGGAAGCCCCTTCTCATGATAAGCACAATTGGGATGACAGTTTGTTTGTTCTGCATGGGAGCTACACTTGTTCTTTTTGGAAAAGGATCATTTGTGATTGCATTGGCTATTCTTTTTGTTTGTGGGAATGTGGCATTCTTTTCTGTTGGACTAGGCCCTGTGTGCTGGGTTTTGACCTCTGAAATCTTCCCTTTGCGAGTGCGTGCTCAAGCATCTGCACTTGGAGCTGTGGCTAATAGAGTCTGCAGTGGCCTTGTGGCCATGTCTTTTCTTTCAGTGTCTGAGACAATCAGTGTTGCTGGAacattctttctcttttctgGTATTTCTGCTCTTGCCATTGCCTTTGTCGTTACAGTAGTTCCTGAAACTAAAGGGAAGTCGTTGGAGCAGATAGAGACGATGTTTCAGAATGAGTATGAGAGTCAAGGGAAAGAAATGGAGCTAGGAGATGTTGAACAACTTGTGAAGAACAAAACTGATTtaacaaattaa
- the LOC137817956 gene encoding uncharacterized protein, which yields MEKIQHSEVEVKGLKLHVAEIGTGSKAVLFLHGFPEIWYTWRHQMIAVANAGYRAIAFDFRGYGLSQQPAEPEKETMFDLVHEIVGLLDALNITKAFLVGKDFGAMPGHLTTAVHPERVAGIISLGIPFMLPGPSVVESHLLLPKGFYITRWREPGRAEADFGRFPVKSVIRNIYILFSRSEVPIAADDQEIMDLFDPSTPLPPWFSEEDLATYASLYEKSGFRYALQVPYRSINVDVGLSDVKVTIPSLLIVGEKDYVFKFPGMEDYIRSGAVKNFVPDLEITYIPEGSHFVHEQMPEKVNQLIIEFLDKLSL from the exons ATGGAGAAGATCCAACACAGTGAAGTGGAGGTGAAGGGACTGAAGCTGCACGTGGCAGAGATTGGAACTG GCTCCAAGGCAGTGCTATTCTTACATGGATTCCCAGAGATCTGGTACACATGGAGGCACCAGATGATTGCTGTGGCAAACGCTGGTTATAGGGCTATTGCCTTTGATTTCAGAGGCTATGGACTCTCTCAGCAACCAGCTGAGCCAGAAAAGGAAACCATGTTTGATTTGGTTCATGAAATTGTGGGTCTTTTGGATGCTTTAAACATCACCAAG GCTTTTCTAGTTGGGAAGGACTTTGGTGCTATGCCAGGACATCTTACAACTGCAGTGCATCCAGAAAGAGTTGCTGGTATCATAAGTTTAGGCATTCCTTTCATGCTTCCAGGTCCCTCTGTAGTGGAGAGCCACCTTCTGCTCCCCAAAGGCTTTTATATTACTAGGTGGCGG GAGCCTGGGAGGGCAGAAGCAGATTTTGGCCGCTTTCCTGTGAAATCTGTGATAAGAAACATCTACATTCTCTTCTCCAGAAGTGAGGTTCCAATTGCTGCTGATGATCAAGAAATCATGGACTTGTTTGACCCATCTACTCCCCTACCTCCATGGTTCTCTGAGGAAGATCTTGCAACCTATGCATCTTTATATGAAAAATCTGGATTCAGATATGCATTGCAAGTTCCTTACAG GAGTATCAATGTGGATGTTGGCTTAAGTGATGTAAAAGTTACTATTCCGTCACTTCTGATCGTGGGTGAGAAAGATTATGTGTTCAAGTTTCCAGGCATGGAGGACTATATTCGAAGTGGGGCAGTGAAAAACTTTGTTCCTGACTTGGAAATCACATATATTCCAGAAGGAAGCCATTTTGTGCATGAACAAATGCCAGAGAAGGTGAACCAGCTCATCATTGAGTTCCTTGACAAACTGAGTCTCTAA